From a region of the Alnus glutinosa chromosome 1, dhAlnGlut1.1, whole genome shotgun sequence genome:
- the LOC133853319 gene encoding uncharacterized protein LOC133853319: MDFHSLSRKELQALCKNNKIPANMTNVAMADALEALQHVEGLEEFLNPSDSDLSKPAEETLIGSPDIPRTACRTSTRRKPIQEEPKSTQPLTRTRRGTRGRTAEDIDQENKDVNVPTTPAVASGRRRAPAASARRNIETQMREDEEDGKNEAKGRSAVPSSRGRPPVASARRKLETQKEENSVQGVYSTRRSVRLLENKMAKLCMMKNGSAEAVNMDRDLFEEMANSSERSEVSVEVEKNIHGTNTQTISEVGSDKTDDSEVASDPKTFGSLEIERELKVGVKDKDKSDDGYELNVFKSEAVGDEAHDEGSDESDVISSEKFEKSIDVDDETVEKGPADVSVTVQEDSLAIKASTDVFAEVKDHVVASQSLLPEHGSIDCDSVEESLEPNLQSQSSSHVQDENPQDKCQNLASKDSHINVVVDDDLGSHDSESEYTTEGESDEENASDANSSDCEENISDDDAEIEEKDPEAPVLPEYQMVGDTAIDNDSGSEIFIAEHSAIESVDFAEKESPSDDDYVMDDGIPKFKKNMSPGLVISDSEVTLSTVATNSLSGDPMAKVQESSKSESLVDVCVMPALECPPSLDKTPISDSKVICEIPSQPFAADQISGQFPRPTQLTQKKSSAIKQSIQKITDVSDDDDEDLDNGNGKVELEKDKTKQDENTVDGDSILEIYTGMMSSVDGDGMLPAMFAEMSLRQLKKKVKECQITQNRKKNNDKSAPNEQVGKKRVALKPLRENSMEENEIPLC; the protein is encoded by the exons ATGGATTTCCACAGCCTTTCAAGAAAGGAGCTCCAGGCTCTCTGCAAGAATAACAAGATTCCAGCCAACATGACCAACGTAGCCATGGCTGATGCTCTCGAGGCTCTTCAACAT GTCGAAGGGCTCGAAGAATTCTTGAATCCATCCGATTCCGATCTCTCAAAACCTGCGGAGGAAACTCTGATCGGATCGCCAGATATTCCTCGCACTGCCTGCAGAACCTCGACTCGCAGAAAACCCATCCAAGAAGAACCTAAAAGCACACAACCCTTGACTCGCACTCGTCGCGGGACAAGAGGAAGAACCGCCGAAGACATCGATCAAGAAAACAAAGATGTCAATGTGCCTACAACCCCGGCGGTGGCGAGCGGCCGCAGAAGAGCACCGGCAGCTTCGGCTCGCAGAAACATTGAGACCCAGATGAGGGAAGATGAAGAGGATGGGAAGAATGAGGCTAAAGGAAGGAGTGCCGTGCCAAGCAGCCGGGGACGACCCCCAGTCGCTTCGGCTCGCAGGAAGCTGGAGACACAAAAGGAGGAGAATTCAGTGCAGGGAGTGTATAGTACGAGGCGGTCGGTGAGGTTGTTGGAGAACAAAATGGCTAAGTTGTGCATGATGAAGAATGGAAGCGCAGAAGCTGTAAACATGGATCGTGACTTGTTTGAAGAGATGGCTAATAGTTCGGAGAGATCCGAGGTTTCAGTTGAAGTTGAAAAGAATATCCATG GAACTAATACGCAGACAATATCAGAAGTGGGTTCAGATAAAACCGATGATTCCGAAGTTGCATCGGATCCAAAAACATTTGGGTCTCTTGAGATTGAGAGAGAATTGAAAGTTGGCGTTAAAGATAAGGACAAGAGTGATGATGGGTATGAATTAAATGTTTTCAAGTCAGAGGCAGTAGGTGATGAAGCCCATGATGAGGGATCTGACGAGTCAGATGTAATTTCAAGTGAAAAATTTGAGAAATCAATAGATGTGGATGATGAAACTGTAGAGAAGG GACCTGCTGATGTTTCAGTTACTGTGCAAGAAGATTCTTTGGCAATTAAAGCTTCCACTGATGTTTTTGCTGAGGTTAAGGACCATGTTGTTGCTTCTCAATCTTTGCTGCCAGAACATGGTAGTATTGATTGCGATAGTGTAGAAGAATCTCTTGAGCCCAATTTACAGAGTCAGAGTTCCTCCCATGTTCAAGATGAGAACCCACAAGATAAATGTCAAAACCTGGCAAGCAAAGATTCTCACATCAATGTGGTGGTGGATGATGACCTTGGCAGTCATGATTCTGAATCGGAATACACCACTGAAGGGGAGTCTGATGAAGAAAATGCGTCAGATGCAAATTCATCTGACTGTGAAGAAAACATCAGTGATGATGATGCagaaatagaagaaaaggaTCCAGAGGCTCCAGTTCTTCCTGAATACCAGATGGTTGGCGATACTGCTATTGACAACGATTCAGGTTCTGAAATCTTTATTGCTGAACACTCGGCAATAGAGTCTGTTGACTTTGCTGAAAAAGAAAGCCCGAGTGATGATGACTATGTTATGGATGATGGGATTCCAAAATTTAAGAAGAATATGAGTCCAGGTCTCGTAATTTCTGACAGTGAAGTCACATTATCAACCGTGGCAACAAATTCCTTATCTGGGGATCCAATGGCCAAGGTGCAAGAAAGCAGTAAATCTGAATCTTTGGTTGATGTCTGTGTAATGCCAGCACTTGAATGCCCTCCATCTCTGGACAAGACTCCAATTTCTGACAGCAAAGTCATCTGCGAAATTCCATCTCAACCATTTGCAGCTGACCAGATCTCGGGCCAGTTTCCTCGTCCAACTCAGTTGACACAAAAAAAATCTTCAGCTATAAAACAATCGATTCAGAAGATCACTGATGTTTCAGACGATGATGATGAAGACCTTGACAACGGTAATGGGAAAGTGGAGCTCGAAAAGGATAAGACAAAGCAAGATGAGAACACAGTTGATGGGGATAGCATACTGGAAATCTACACAGGAATGATGAGTTCAGTTGATGGGGATGGCATGCTGCCCGCAATGTTCGCAGAAATGAGTTTAAGGCAGCTCAAGAAGAAGGTGAAGGAATGCCAAATTAcacaaaatagaaagaaaaataacgATAAAAGTGCCCCTAAT GAACAGGTGGGGAAGAAAAGAGTTGCCTTGAAACCATTGCGAGAGAACAGTATGGAGGAAAATGAAATACCTTTATGCTGA